The Pseudoliparis swirei isolate HS2019 ecotype Mariana Trench chromosome 16, NWPU_hadal_v1, whole genome shotgun sequence genome includes a window with the following:
- the c1qtnf9 gene encoding complement C1q and tumor necrosis factor-related protein 9A, producing the protein MLQLRLRVPLLLLLLAVRCVTQEQPQHKGCVCGHPGIPGDPGHNGTPGRDGRDGLRGDKGDHGQVGPVGSRGNDGQKSDKGELGAVGPAGLKGKRGENGERGPPGKMGPQGVQGPTGLKGSKGELGLPGPHGPKGDVGPLGPEGPKGEIGLRGDRGIQGPLGPPGRTGSKGELGVPGHKGNIGYRGERGTRGEQGGKGEKGDALVISKSAFSMGLTAQSKLPAVNAPIRFDKIIYNEQNHYNSQTGRFTCPAAGVYFFTYYITVFARNVKVALVKNGVKIIHTTDNYQSGEDQAAGGAVLHLDVGDRVWLQVAGGELLNGLYADEDDDTTFSGFLIFGT; encoded by the exons ATGTTGCAGCTGAGGCTTAGAGTCCCTCTCTTGCTTCTGCTGCTGGCAGTCCGGTGTGTAACACAGGAACAACCCCAGCATAAAGGCTGCGTTTGTGGACACCCTGGAATACCAGGGGACCCTGGACACAACGGTACGCCTGGCAGAGACGGCCGAGATGGACTCCGAGGTGACAAAGGTGATCACG GTCAAGTTGGCCCTGTTGGATCTCGAGGCAATGATGGCCAAAAGTCAGACAAAGGGGAACTCG GTGCAGTTGGCCCAGCAGGGCTCAAAGGGAAAAGGGGAGAGAATGGAGAACGGGGGCCCCCTGGTAAAATGGGGCCCCAAGGAGTCCAAGGGCCCACAGGGCTGAAAGGAAGTAAGGGAGAGCTGGGGCTGCCTGGACCCCATGGACCTAAAGGTGATGTGGGGCCTCTTGGACCAGAGGGTCCGAAGGGGGAAATTGGCCTTCGAGGTGACAGAGGCATTCAGGGTCCACTTGGACCCCCTGGGAGAACCGGGTCTAAGGGGGAACTTGGTGTTCCAGGTCACAAAGGTAATATTGGTTATCGGGGTGAGAGAGGGACTCGAGGAGAGCAAGGTGGTAAGGGTGAGAAGGGAGATGCGTTGGTTATCTCTAAAAGTGCCTTCTCTATGGGACTCACAGCACAAAGTAAACTCCCGGCAGTTAACGCACCGATCCGCTTCGACAAGATCATTTACAATGAGCAGAATCACTACAACTCACAGACAGGAAGATTCACATGCCCCGCAGCAGGAGTTTATTTCTTCACCTACTACATCACCGTCTTCGCCAGAAACGTGAAGGTGGCTCTGGTGAAGAATGGTGTCAAGATAATCCACACCACGGATAACTACCAGAGCGGCGAAGATCAGGCAGCAGGTGGCGCTGTGCTGCACCTGGACGTGGGCGACAGGGTCTGGCTGCAGGTGGCTGGAGGGGAGCTGTTGAATGGGCTCTATGCTGATGAAGATGACGACACTACCTTCTCTGGGTTTTTAATCTTTGGCACATAA
- the tagln3b gene encoding transgelin-3b, with translation MANRGPTYGLSREVQEKIEQKYDPDLEQRLVDWIVGQCGGSLERPQTGRENFQKWLMDGTILCRLINSLYPRGKEPIKKILETQMAFKQMEKISQFLQAAEAYGVTTTDIFQTVDLWEGKDMAAVQRTIMALGSVAVTKDDGHYRGDREWFHRKAQGYRREFSQEQLRQGQSLIGLQMGSNRGASQAGMTGYGMHRQIM, from the exons ATGGCAAACAGAGGGCCCACCTATGGACTGAGCCGAGAGGTGCAGGAGAAGATCGAGCAGAAGTACGACCCAGACCTGGAGCAGCGGCTGGTGGACTGGATCGTCGGACAGTGCGGAGGAAGCCTGGAGAGGCCACAGACGGGCAGAGAGAATTTCCAGAAATGGCTGATGGATGGGACA ATCCTGTGTCGGCTCATCAACAGCCTTTATCCGAGGGGGAAGGAGCCTATCAAGAAGATTCTAGAGACTCAGATGGCCTTCAAACAAATGGAGAAGATCTCTCAGTTCCTGCAAGCAGCTGAAGCTTACGGAGTCACAACCACGGACATATTTCAAACTGTGGACCTCTGGGAAG GAAAAGACATGGCAGCTGTACAAAGAACTATTATGGCTCTGGGCAGTGTGGCGGTCACTAAGGACGATGGCCATTACAGGGGTGACCGGGAGTGGTTCCACAG GAAAGCCCAGGGCTATCGGCGAGAGTTCAGCCAAGAGCAACTCCGCCAAGGTCAGAGTTTGATTGGCCTGCAGATGGGCAGCAACCGCGGGGCCTCCCAAGCTGGTATGACAGGCTACGGCATGCACCGCCAGATCATGTAG
- the abhd10b gene encoding abhydrolase domain containing 10, depalmitoylase b yields MAAVSLRSCRRGLSHLLSNRGLAALSSQHLEGVRRQKSTLQYASRPDLPKLAYRRVKGKSPGVVFLPGYGSNMNGQKAEALEEFCRSLGHSYLRFDYTGHGASEGVLSEGTIGTWKKDVLYVLDELVEGPQIMVGSSIGGWFMLLAAIARPEKTAALVGISTAADLIVTLFNSLPLETRKEFEEKGEWIMPSKHTEEGLYKFSMDFLREAENHCVLQSPIPITCPVRLIHGLKDEDVPWHISMQVAERILSNDVDVILRRHGQHRMSERDDIKLMVYTIDDLIDKLTTLV; encoded by the exons ATGGCAGCCGTCTCGCTGAGGTCCTGCCGTAGAGGACTTTCACATCTTTTAAGTAATAGAGGTCTCGCAGCTTTGTCTTCACAGCACCTGGAAG GGGTCAGGAGACAGAAGTCCACATTGCAGTATGCTTCACGACCAGACCTTCCCAAGCTGGCCTACAGAAGAGTGAAGGGGAAGAGCCCAGGTGTGGTCTTCCTCCCAGGATATGGCTCTAACATGAATGGGCAGAAAGCTGAGGCCCTGGAGGAGTTCTGTAGGTCACTCGGGCACTCGTACCTTAG GTTTGACTACACAGGACATGGGGCCTCGGAGGGGGTGCTGTCAGAAGGGACTATTGGTACCTGGAAAAAAGATGTCCTTTATGTGTTGGATGAGTTGGTAGAGGGGCCACAG ATAATGGTGGGGTCCAGTATAGGTGGTTGGTTCATGCTGCTGGCTGCCATTGCAAGGCCAGAGAAGACTGCAGCTCTGGTGGGCATCTCCACTGCCGCTGATCTAATTGTCACATTGTTCAACTCTCTTCCTCTGGAG ACACGCAAAGAGTTTGAGGAGAAGGGGGAGTGGATCATGCCCtccaaacacacagaggagggtCTTTACAAGTTCAGCATGGACTTTCTGCGGGAGGCAGAAAATCACTGTGTGCTCCAGAGTCCAATCCCCATCACCTGTCCTGTACGGCTCATTCATGGCCTCAAAGACGAGGACGTCCCCTGGCACATCTCCATGCAAGTTGCAGAACGCATCCTCAGCAATGATGTGGATGTCATCCTCCGGCGACATGGCCAGCACCGCATGTCTGAGAGGGACGACATCAAGCTCATGGTCTACACTATCGATGATCTCATCGACAAGCTGACCACTCTGGTCTGA
- the ythdf3 gene encoding YTH domain-containing family protein 3, with amino-acid sequence MSATTVDQRPKGQGNKVQNGSMHQKDGVNEDDFEPYLSGQTNQGNNYPPMSDPYMPSYYAPSIGFPYSLGEAAWSTAGDPPMPYLTAYGQMSNGEPHFIPEGVFSQQGALGNTPPFLGQHGFNFFPGNADYSTWGTSVSQGQSTQSSVYSNSYGYAPSSLGRAITDGQAGFGSDTQLSKVPVLSSIEQGMTGLKLGTDMVAAVTKTVGSPLGGTAGMSSMAANSLPPSVSSSAPKPASWAAIAKKPAKPQPKVKPKANMGMGGGAIPPPPIKHNMNIGTWDEKGSLNKPPLVQNMMPPQPMLQQPLLAQPQPLLQNPLPPPHQPQHQPQHQHQPQHQHQPQHQHQPQHQHQHQPQHQHQPQHQHQPFQLHSLQSPQHPQPMPGHPHMHLSSQPGPPPPLHQHQPQQPGPPPNRWVAPRNRGEGFGMGGGLPLSASPCSGEVHPVLEKLRVLNNYNPKDFDWNLKNGRVFIIKSYSEDDIHRSIKYSIWCSTEHGNKRLDGAYRSLGNKGPLYLLFSVNGSGHFCGVAEMRSPVDYNAYAGVWSQDKWKGKFEVKWAFIKDVPNNQLRHIRLENNDNKPVTNSRDTQEVPLEKAKQVLKIIATYKHTTSIFDDFAHYEKRQEEEEALRKERNRNKQ; translated from the exons ATGTCTGCGACCACAGTCGATCAG AGACCTAAAGGACAAGGAAATAAAG TGCAAAACGGATCAATGCATCAAAAGGATGGTGTTAATGAGGATGATTTTGAGCCTTATCTAAGCGGCCAGACTAATCAG GGTAACAACTATCCACCAATGTCTGACCCCTACATGCCCAGCTATTATGCTCCATCCATTGGTTTCCCTTACTCTCTGGGAGAGGCTGCTTGGTCCACAGCAGGAGACCCTCCCATGCCCTACCTAACTGCTTATGGACAGATGAGCAATGGCGAGCCCCACTTCATCCCTGAAGGTGTGTTTAGCCAGCAAGGTGCCCTTGGGAACACCCCTCCCTTCCTGGGCCAGCATGGCTTCAACTTCTTCCCTGGTAATGCAGACTATTCCACCTGGGGTACCAGTGTCTCTCAGGGTCAATCCACACAGAGCTCAGTCTACAGTAACAGCTATGGGTATGCCCCCAGCTCTCTAGGTCGGGCCATCACGGATGGACAGGCAGGCTTTGGAAGCGACACCCAGCTGAGTAAAGTCCCGGTGCTGAGCAGCATTGAGCAAGGTATGACAGGCTTAAAACTGGGTACGGACATGGTGGCAGCTGTCACTAAAACCGTGGGCTCACCCCTAGGGGGCACAGCAGGTATGAGCAGCATGGCGGCCAacagcctccctccctctgtcagcTCATCTGCACCTAAACCTGCCTCCTGGGCAGCCATTGCCAAGAAGCCGGCCAAGCCACAGCCCAAGGTCAAACCCAAAGCCAACATGGGGATGGGGGGAGGTGCCATTCCCCCACCCCCCATAAAGCACAATATGAACATTGGTACTTGGGATGAGAAGGGCTCTCTGAACAAGCCTCCATTAGTTCAGAATATGATGCCCCCGCAGCCTATGTTGCAGCAGCCTCTCCTAGCTCAGCCCCAGCCCTTACTGCAAAACCCGTTGCCTCCTCCGCATCAGCCCCAACATCAGCCCCAACATCAACATCAGCCCCAACATCAACATCAGCCCCAACACCAACATCAGCCCCAACACCAACATCAACATCAGCCCCAACATCAACATCAGCCCCAACACCAACACCAGCCCTTCCAGCTTCATTCCCTGCAGTCCCCCCAACACCCCCAGCCTATGCCTGGCCATCCACACATGCACCTCTCCTCTCAACCTGGTCCCCCACCGCCCCTTCATCAGCACCAACCCCAGCAGCCTGGTCCTCCCCCCAACCGTTGGGTGGCTCCCAGGAACCGGGGTGAGGGCTTCGGCATGGGTGGGGGACTCCCACTTAGTGCCTCCCCTTGCTCTGGAGAAGTGCATCCCGTGTTGGAGAAACTCCGTGTCCTCAACAACTACAACCCCAAAGACTTTGACTGGAACTTGAAAAATGGACGCGTCTTCATTATCAAGAGCTATTCTGAAGATGACATCCACCGCTCAATCAAGTACTCTATCTGGTGCAGTACAGAACATGGCAACAAGCGTCTGGATGGTGCCTACCGCTCACTGGGCAACAAGGGGCCCCTGTACCTGTTGTTCAGCGTCAACGGCAGTGGGCACTTCTGTGGTGTGGCGGAGATGCGCTCACCAGTGGACTACAATGCCTATGCAGGCGTCTGGTCTCAGGATAAGTGGAAGGGCAAGTTTGAGGTGAAGTGGGCGTTCATCAAAGACGTGCCCAACAACCAGTTGCGACACATCCGGCTGGAGAACAATGACAACAAGCCAGTAACCAACTCCAGGGACACTCAGGAAGTGCCTCTGGAAAAGGCCAAACAAGTGCTTAAAATTATCGCCACTTACAAGCATACCACCTCAATCTTTGATGACTTTGCACATTATGAGAAAcgtcaggaagaggaggaggctctgAGGAAG